In Bacteroidota bacterium, one DNA window encodes the following:
- a CDS encoding DUF4304 domain-containing protein — protein MGNYQELLKKVEKTLKLHGFKKKGTTFYFFQYGNWGLINFQTRGSERMGQVAFTINLGVSSTKLNEIEDIGGDELPSESECHWRERIGWLLPEKKDHWWDIESIKDIEAFAEEIVSLLTKKAIPEIMRYISDESLLESLISNTLRGLSEFQRWQYLVSLASIYRNGRLEEFAADYWEYATANGLQNSAKIHLKSLGIAIPR, from the coding sequence ATGGGAAATTATCAAGAATTATTAAAAAAAGTCGAGAAGACATTAAAGCTACATGGATTCAAGAAAAAAGGGACAACTTTTTATTTCTTCCAGTATGGGAATTGGGGTTTGATAAATTTCCAGACTCGAGGTAGTGAAAGGATGGGGCAAGTTGCTTTTACCATCAATTTAGGCGTTAGTTCTACAAAACTTAACGAAATTGAAGATATTGGTGGTGACGAATTACCGTCTGAATCAGAATGCCATTGGCGAGAGCGAATCGGATGGTTGCTCCCAGAAAAAAAGGACCATTGGTGGGATATTGAATCAATAAAAGACATCGAAGCCTTTGCGGAAGAAATTGTCAGCCTACTTACGAAAAAGGCAATTCCAGAAATAATGAGATACATTTCCGACGAAAGTCTCTTGGAGAGTCTGATATCGAATACGCTAAGAGGTCTCTCAGAATTTCAACGCTGGCAATACTTAGTTTCGCTTGCAAGCATTTATCGCAACGGTAGGTTGGAAGAATTTGCGGCAGATTATTGGGAGTATGCCACTGCCAATGGGTTGCAGAACAGTGCAAAAATTCATCTTAAATCACTGGGAATAGCGATACCTCGGTAA